A single region of the Streptomyces caelestis genome encodes:
- a CDS encoding acetylxylan esterase, producing the protein MPAFDLPLTELERHRPDVGEPADFDAFWLRTLKEAGQTDPLVSVRPVETGLRLARTWDVTFRGFAGDPVRAWFSRPADIGEPLPAVVEFAGYGRGRGLPHERLTWVSAGYAHLLMDNRGQGDEYGCGGDTPDPHATAPGGPGPAVRGLLAPEDYHYRRLITDAVRAVTAVRELPGVDPARTVAVGNSQGGGLALAVAGLVPDLAALLVTAPLLCGIRRALDLTDAGPYGEIASYLSVRRGAEHDAYRTLSYVEGISFARRALAPAHFGVGLRDTVCPPSGAYAAFNRYAELTGTEPRKEIHAYPFNGHEGGDAVQVRRQLAWAREVLGDEG; encoded by the coding sequence GTGCCCGCGTTCGACCTGCCGCTGACGGAACTGGAGCGCCATCGCCCGGACGTCGGGGAGCCCGCCGACTTCGACGCGTTCTGGCTGCGCACGCTGAAGGAGGCCGGCCAGACGGACCCGCTGGTGTCGGTGCGGCCGGTGGAGACGGGCCTGCGGCTGGCGCGGACCTGGGACGTGACCTTCCGGGGCTTCGCGGGCGACCCGGTGCGTGCCTGGTTCAGCAGGCCGGCCGATATCGGTGAACCCCTGCCCGCCGTCGTCGAGTTCGCCGGGTACGGGCGCGGCCGGGGCCTCCCCCACGAACGCCTCACCTGGGTCAGCGCCGGGTACGCGCACCTGCTGATGGACAATCGCGGCCAGGGCGACGAGTACGGCTGCGGCGGCGACACCCCCGACCCGCACGCCACCGCCCCGGGCGGCCCCGGCCCGGCGGTACGCGGCCTGCTCGCTCCCGAGGATTACCACTACCGCCGTCTGATCACGGATGCGGTGCGCGCGGTCACGGCGGTGCGGGAGCTGCCCGGCGTCGACCCCGCGCGGACCGTGGCCGTCGGCAACAGCCAGGGCGGCGGCCTGGCTCTCGCCGTCGCGGGACTCGTCCCCGACCTGGCGGCGCTGCTCGTCACCGCCCCGCTGCTGTGCGGCATCCGCCGCGCGCTCGACCTCACGGACGCGGGCCCGTACGGGGAGATCGCGTCCTACCTCTCCGTCCGCCGGGGGGCCGAGCACGACGCCTACCGCACCCTCTCCTACGTCGAGGGCATCTCCTTCGCCCGTCGCGCGCTGGCTCCGGCTCACTTCGGCGTCGGCCTGCGCGACACGGTCTGCCCGCCGAGCGGGGCGTACGCCGCGTTCAACCGCTATGCCGAACTGACCGGCACGGAGCCGCGCAAGGAGATCCACGCGTATCCGTTCAACGGGCACGAGGGGGGTGACGCGGTGCAGGTGCGGCGTCAACTGGCTTGGGCGCGGGAAGTGCTGGGCGACGAGGGGTGA
- a CDS encoding ABC transporter permease — translation MSTSTTSAPPGTEDPPEARAAPRRGKPDPAWTGWRRALRRDWQLYSLAILPLLFFLVFRYLPMIGNVIAFRRFEPGGSIFGEEWVGLRYVQMFLSDPTFWQVFRNTLWIGGLTLLFCFPVPIVLALLLNEVRRRSLKRFVQSVSYLPHFLSIVIVAGITMQMLASDGPVNHMLGWFGHEPIRFIQEPEWFRTIYVGSEIWQTAGWGTILYLAALTTIDEDLYEAARIDGANRWQQIWHVTLPGIRPTMVTLLILNIGAFMAVGFEKVLLLYNPLTYQTADVISTYVYRSGVESNSFSYAAAIGLFEAIIGLILITSANQLSRRTVGTSLW, via the coding sequence ATGAGCACGTCCACCACATCGGCCCCGCCGGGCACCGAGGACCCGCCTGAGGCCAGAGCCGCACCCCGACGCGGCAAGCCGGACCCCGCCTGGACCGGCTGGCGGCGGGCACTGCGCCGCGACTGGCAGTTGTACTCGCTGGCGATCCTGCCGCTGCTGTTCTTCCTGGTCTTCCGCTATCTGCCGATGATCGGCAACGTGATCGCCTTCCGGCGTTTCGAGCCGGGCGGGTCGATCTTCGGTGAGGAGTGGGTGGGGCTGCGCTATGTGCAGATGTTCCTCAGCGACCCCACCTTCTGGCAGGTGTTCCGCAACACCCTGTGGATCGGCGGGCTCACGCTGCTGTTCTGCTTCCCGGTCCCGATCGTGCTGGCGCTGCTGCTCAACGAGGTGCGCCGACGCTCCCTGAAGCGGTTCGTGCAGTCGGTCTCGTACCTTCCGCACTTCCTGTCGATCGTGATCGTCGCGGGCATCACCATGCAGATGCTGGCCAGTGACGGCCCGGTCAACCACATGCTCGGCTGGTTCGGCCACGAACCGATCCGCTTCATCCAGGAACCCGAGTGGTTCCGCACCATCTACGTCGGCTCGGAGATCTGGCAGACCGCCGGCTGGGGCACGATCCTCTACCTCGCCGCGCTCACCACGATCGACGAGGACCTGTACGAGGCCGCGCGCATCGACGGCGCCAACCGCTGGCAGCAGATCTGGCACGTCACCCTGCCCGGCATCCGGCCCACCATGGTCACGCTGCTGATCCTCAACATCGGCGCGTTCATGGCGGTCGGCTTCGAGAAGGTCCTGCTGCTGTACAACCCGCTGACGTATCAGACCGCCGACGTGATCTCGACGTACGTCTACCGGTCCGGTGTGGAGTCCAACAGCTTCAGCTACGCCGCCGCCATCGGCCTCTTCGAGGCGATCATCGGCCTGATCCTCATCACGTCCGCCAACCAGCTCTCGCGCCGCACAGTGGGGACCAGCCTGTGGTGA